The region GGTGTTAAAGATACGCTGGAGCCGGGGGTCGCCGGATTGACGGTGGCTGCTTATGACGATAGCGGTCAGGCGGTGGATACCGTGATGACAAATAGTGATGGAAACTATACCCTTGCGACGGATCCGGGAACCTATCGAGTGGAGGTGAGTGGAGTTCCCGCCTTTCTCAAACCGGGTACATCTCTGAGTGGGAATACGAGACCCCTGGTTGATAGAGTGACAGACGGTGCAACACACAATGTGGGATTGATCAGCGCGGGGGAGTATTGTCAGAGTAATCCGGATATTCTGGTGACGCGTTTCACCAAATATAACCGGGACGGAAGCAATGGACAAATTTCCGTTTTCTTGGAGTATGCCTATACGGCGAACACGACAGATGATGATAGTACAGACGACCCGAAGGCGGAGTTGGGAACGTACTCGCAGATTGGGTCCATTTATGGATTGGCTCATTTTAAAGAGGCCAACATCACCTATCTGGGCACCTATCTCAAACGTCACGCTGACATCGGTCCCTCGGGGATGGGTGCGATTTATAAATATGATCACGCTTCCGGGACCTTCTCAACCCTGATCACTCTTCCTACCTATGATCCGCGCAATGGAGCCGGTCAGGGATATGACTGGGATCACGATACCGAGGCTTACCGTTGGGTGGGCAAAACAGGAATCGGAGATATCGAAATTTCAGAGGATGAACAGCGTCTTTTTGCAGTGGATCTCTACGATCGCAAGCTCTACGTTATCGATCTGAATCAAAGCGGGGATGCCACCGGCCATACAGGATATGACATTCCTAACCCTTGTGGCAATGATACTGACTTCCGCCCTATGGCATTGGGATATCGGGATGGAAAACTCTATGTGGGAGTAACCTGTACCGCGGAATCGACGGTGGATCCGGATAATCAGGATGACAGTACCAACGGCCCGCGTAAAGGAGATCGCAACGCACTCTCGGCTCATATTTATCGATTTGATCCTGACAGTACCAGCTTTGAGCCCAATGCAGTTCTGGATATTAATCTCACCTATGATCGAGGCTGTATTCATAGTAGCGATGTTAGCAATCAAGACCCTTCTACCTGTACCTATCAGGACTGGGATGATCAAACGCAACCCTACCGTGCCAATTGGAATCCTTGGCAAATGGATTATGACATTGTCTTCAATGACAAGAAACCGGGAGATATCGGGAACCAGGATAACTGGATCGAATATATGCAACCCTTGCTCTCTGATATTGTATTTGACAACGACGGATCTATGATCATCCAGATACGGGATGTCAACGGAGATCGCGGCGGATACAAGAACTATTCTCCCAATCCCAATGATACCACCCGTCAAAATATGAATGGCGAGGGGGACATTCTCCGAGCTTGCGGAAATCCGCAAAGCGGATGGACTCTGGAAAACAACGGTGAGTGCGGCGGTGTGCAGACGAATGGGGCGAATAACCATGAGGGGCCCGGCGGAGGCGAGTACTACTGGAACGATCAGGGGCCGGGAGGGACGAATCACAGTACCGCCGGCAGCGCTTATCAGGGAGATGCAGGCCACAGCGATACTTCTATGGGGGGATTGCTTGTGGTCCCGGGATATCCGGATGTAGTGACGGGGTTGATGGATGTTACCGATTATCTGAATAATGGCTTAGGTTGGCTGCGCAACGATACAGGTGAGTTGGCAAAAGACGGGTCGGGGAATCCCAAGCGCCTTCTTGTCTCTGAAGACGATCAAGATAAATTCTATGGGAAAGGGAGCGGAATCGGAGACCTGGAAGCGCTTTGCGATCCTGCTCCCATCGAGATCGGAAACTATGTTTGGGAAGATAGCGACGGGGACGGGATTCAGGATCCCGGTGAGAGCCCCATCGCCAATGTCACTGTGAAACTCTATGATGCTAATGGGCAAGAAATCGGCTCCACGACGACCGATAGCAATGGAGAGTATTACTTTGGAGGAGCCTCCAATGCCAGAGGTGTGGCCCTCGCTCCCCATACCCACTACCAAATCCGCATCGCACTTAATGATCAGCATCTCAATGGAAGAGTCCCGACAACCAGGGATGCTAATCCCTCAGCACCTGACTCCGATGATCAGCATGACAGCGATGGAGACAACGGCACCCTTAACCCCGGATTCTCCACCATAGATTACACCACAGGGGGAGCAGGTAAGAACGACCACACCCTTGATTTTGGCTTTGTTCCACCTTCTTCTCTCGGTGACTACGTCTGGGTTGACAGTAACCGTGACGGTATTCAAAATGATGGTGCCAATGCCGGGATCCAGGGTGTGACGGTCCACCTTTATAAGGATGGACAAGACACCGGCCGGACTGCCACCACCGACGGTAACGGTAAGTACCTCTTCGATAATCTGGTGCCGGGCAGCTACCACGTGAAGTTTGATGTGCCTAACGGCTATGTGGTTTCGCCCAAGGATCAGGGTAACGATGAGACAAAAGACTCCGATGCCGATCCGGCCACCGGTGCTACGGTCGATACGGACCTGAGCGCGGGCGAGAACGATCTGACCTGGGATATGGGAATTTACCCTGTCGCCGATGTGAGCCTGAGTAAAGATGTCAACCAGAGCACCGCCTATGAGGGGAATCGGGTGACCTTTACCATCACCGTGCATAACGACGGTCCGAGCGTGGCACATAACGTGACCGTCACCGACGCCGTTCCCGACGGATACGAAAATGTAGGCGATGCGACGAACGGTGCGAGTGTCAGCGGCAGTACCGTAAGCTTCACCGTTGCGAGCCTGGCCGTCGGCGCCGATGCAAGCTTTAGCTTCCAGGCTGACTACAAAGAGAGCGGGGAGCATACCAACTGGGCCGAGGTGACGGCGATGGATGAGGCCGATGTCGATTCCGATCCGGCCAGTGACCATACCCAGGATGACTTGAATGACGGACAGCCCGATGACGATGAGAGCAATGCAACGGTCAGCACCGGCGAGAAAGCGACCCTAGGTGACTACGTCTGGGTTGACAGTAACCGTGACGGTATTCAAAATGATGGTGCCAATGCCGGGATCCAGGGTGTGACGGTCCACCTTTATAAGGATGGACAAGACACCGGCCGGACTGCCACCACCGACAGTAACGGTAAGTACCTCTTCGATAATCTGGTGCCGGGCAGCTACCACGTGAAGTTTGATGTGCCTAACGGCTATGTGGTTTCGCCCAAGGATCAGGGTAACGATGAGACAAAAGACTCCGATGCCGATCCGGCCACCGGTGCTACGGTCGATACGGACCTGAGCGCGGGCGAGAACGATCTGACCTGGGATATGGGAATTTACCCTGTCGCCTCCCAGACAGCTTCCATCGGCGATTATGTTTGGATGGATGACAATATGAATGGCTTACAGGATGATAATCACCCGATGAGTGGAGTGCATGTGGTGCTCCATCGAGCTGACGGCAGTGTTGTAGCTGAAACAGATACTAATAGCAGCGGCCAATATTACTTTGGTAACCTGGAAGCGGGAGACTATTACGTCAGCTTCGACGATCAGTACTACTACACCGACCCGAATGTCGGGAGTGATGATACGATCGACAGTGATGTCAACCGCAGCACTTTCCGGACGGAGACGACCCATCTTGACTGGGGTGAGCGGGATATGACAATCGATGCGGGGATCACCCCCACTGCCCATATCGGGGATTACTTTTGGATTGATGAGAATAAAAACGGGATCCAGGATCCCGGTGAACCTCCGGTCGCCGGGGGTGGTTGTCGAGCTCTATGATGCCGACGGCAATCCCGTCTCCGATGTCCACGGCAACCACAGTGTCACCACTGACAGTAACGGTAAATACGGCTTCGATGTTGAGCCTGGCCAGACTTATAAGCTGCATTTCATCATCCCAAAGAATTTGCAAGAGGATGGCTATGTCTTCACCCCATCCAATGCGGGAAGTGATACAGGAGATAGTGATGCCGACGGTAGCGGGTTCACGGTTACGGTCACTCCCCACGCCGGGCAGAACATTGTTACCCTTGATGCCGGCATTAACTGTGGTTGTGACCGGAAGCAGGTTTCCAATGACAGCGGTGGCGGATCCGCAATGGGCGTGATCAGTGGATTGTTGATGATCTTCCTGAGTGCCGGCTTGGGGCTTTGGATGATCCGAAGAGAAGAGAGTGAGGTTCTGGGATGAGCTTGCAAGTAATGCCTAAAGGAAAAAAGAAGATGGATAAGCTGATCAAAGCAGTGACCGCCGCGGTCCTGCTGACGGGCGGGAGCCTTCTTTATGCCGGGAAGAATGTTGCGCCGGCCGTGGCACCAGTGGCAGCGGTGGAGGAGCCCTGGGGGCTTTATGCCGGGCTGGGGTTGCTGGGGAGTTATTTCGGTCGGGATTGCCCCTGCGGCGGCGGTGTGAGGATCTATGACCATACCTACGGAGTGACCGGATTGCTGGGCTATGATTTTAACTCCTTTCTCGGGATACAGGCCCGCCTCTCCTGGGCTCCTTTGGAGAGTGACTTTATGAAGATGGGCAATGGAGGGCTCTACCTGCGTCCCCGCTACTCCTTGACCGACCGACTTGATGTCTACGGACTGCTGGGGTACGGCTGGAGCCGTTTGAGCTGTGACTGCCCGGGCCATCCTCATCATCATCACAATCTGCACGGATTTCAATGGGGTGTAGGTGGAGAGTATTTCTTCGATAATGAGCGCATCGAGGGCAAACGTAAAGGGTGGTCAATCTGGACCGACTATGTCAACCTCTTTCACAACAAGACCCGCAACAACTTCACCGACAACACTTGGCAATTGGGTGTCGCCTATCACTTCTGATGCCGGGAAAAATCGTGAACCACTCGGATCGTTAAAGAGTTTTCAATGACCCAAAGTCAGCGTTTTTTGCTGCACTACCTTTCCTGGGTAGCGGTTCTTTTCCTTCTCTTCTATCTCGATACCAATTCCCTTTCCCACTGGATCAATGAAACCCAACGACAATGGCTTCTCGATGCCCTGCGCTTCTTTTTGGGAGAGGATCGGGTACGAGGGCTAGACATCCTGGCTCATCCCCATTTTCGCATCATCATCACCCGGGCTTGCAACGGGCTCATTCCTTATTACCTCTATCTGGCGGCTATCCTGGCTTACCCCCGTTCCTGGAAAGCGCGTTTGACCTGGGCTGTGTTGGGCTACGGGGTGATCAGTGCGGTGAATCTGCTCCGCCTCCTGATGGTAACGGCCTTGGTTGCAAAAAATCCTTCCAACTTCCATTGGGCCCATGACTTGCTGGGGAATGCGCTTTTGATGGTGACGGGGCTCGGGCTCTTCTACGGCTTTTTGCGCAGGAGCCGGCCGACACGCTCAATCTGATATAATTCTTCAAACCTGATCGAGGAGCGTAAGATGTGTGTTTTTTGTAAAATCGTGGCGGGAGAGATCCCCTGTAACAAAGTTCACGAGAATGAAGAGTTCCTGGCCTTTCATGATCTCTATCCCAAAGCGCCGATTCACGTCCTGGCCATTCCCAAAAAACATGTCTGCTGTTTCCAGGAGGTCGATGGGGAGACCATGGCCAAGATGACCCCCTTCATCCAGGAAGTTACCCGCAAACTAGGGATCGATGAGACCGGCTACCGGCTTATCGTCAACAACGGAGAGGATGGAGGGCAGGAGATCCACCATCTGCATGTGCATATCCTGGGCGGCGGCAAACTGCGTTGGGATCATCAGCACGAGGATGCCCGGAAAAACCTCTAATCCCGCCTCCGTCACGACGAGCGGCCCGGCGGTCTCTTAAGCCGCTTTCGATAAAATCCAGACATTTTAGTCCCAAAGAAGGAACCCAATTGGAAAATCTCGAGCAGAAAATCGCTCAAGCCTCCACCCTGGAGGCGTTGGAAAAGGTTCGGATTGAGATCTTCGGCAAAAAGGGGATCCTGGCGGCGGAGTTCGCCAAGCTCAAGGATGTCCCCGGCCCCGAGAAAAAGGCTTTCGCCGAAGGGCTCAACCGAAAAAAAGCCCAGCTGCAGGCCCGCTTCGATGAGCGGCTCTCAGCCTTGAAAGAGGCGAGACTCCAGGAACAGCTCAAAGCGGAGGCCCTGGATGTTACAATGTACTCCGGCTTCGGTGAAAAGGGAGCGCTCCACCCCGTGCGGGAGACGATGGACCGGATCGTGGAGTACTTTGTCTCCATGAACTTCGCCGTGGAGAGCGGACCGATGGTGGAGGATGATTTTCACAACTTCGAAGCCCTCAACCTCCCCAAGCACCACCCGGCCCGGGATATGCAGGATACCTTCTATTTCAAAGACGGCACGCTGCTTCGCACCCACACTTCTCCCGTGCAGATCCGCACCATGATGCGCCAAAAGCCCCCCATCCGCATCATCGCCCCCGGTGCGGTCTTCCGCCGGGATTACGATCTGACCCATACCCCGATGTTCCACCAGGTCGAGGGGCTGGTGGTCGAGGAGGGCGACAAAGTCAGTTTCGCCAACCTCAAATGGATCCTCACCGATTTCCTCCACTATATGTTCGGTGATGTGGAGGTGCGCTTCCGCCCCAGCTTCTTCCCCTTTACGGAACCTTCGGCCGAAGTGGACATCAGCTGTATCTTCTGCGGCGGCAAAGGGTGCCGGGTCTGTTCTCATACCGGCTGGCTGGAGGTCCTGGGCAGCGGCGTGGTCGATCCCAACGTTTTCAAAGCCGTGGGCTATGAGAACGTCAGCGGCTACGCCTTTGGATTGGGGGTGGAGCGCTTTGCTATGCTGTTGCACCGCATTCCCGATCTGCGGTCGCTTTTTGAGGGAGATATTCGTTTGTTGGAGCAGTTCAGATGATCGTTACGCGTAGATGGCTCGAAGAGTATATCGATCTGGAAGGGATCAGCGATCAGGCGCTGCATGACACCTTCAACAGCATCGGCCTGGAGGTCGACAGTATGCAGCGGCATACCATGCCTGAAAAGGTCGTGGTGGGGCGTATCCTCTCCTGCGAAAAGCATCCCGACGCCGACAAGCTCAATCTCTGTTCGGTGGATGTGGGTGCCGATGCTCCGCTTCAAATCGTCTGTGGAGCCGCCAATGTACGGGAGGCGGAGTATGTCGCCGTCGCCACCGTCGGAGCGGTACTTCCCGGGGATTTCGCCATCAAGCCGGCGAAGCTGCGGGGCGTCGAGAGTTTCGGGATGATCTGCTCCTCTTCGGAACTGGGGCTTCCCGAGATGGGCAAAGGGATCATTATCCTCGACAAAAGCATCGGCGAACTTGTTCCCGGCAAACCCCTTCGGGACTACCCTGACTTCAACGACACCGTCATCGAGCTGGAGCTCACCGCCAACCGGGGGGATTGCCTCAGCATCCGCGGGGTGGCGAGAGACCTGAGCGCCGCTCTGGACCGGCCACTTGTAGCTCAGCCTCAGCCTAAACCGGAGACCCTTCCTCTGGGGATCGCCCGGATCGTGGATCTGCATACCCACGGTCAGATCGAAGCGGAACTCCTCTACGACTATGTGGAGAAGGAGGCGCTCCGCCTTCCTCTGCTGATAGAGCTCCGCCTCGCCTATGTCGACGCGTGGAGCGAAAGTCCCCTGGCATCCCATCTGGCCTATGCCACCCACGCCACGGGAGTGATCCTGCGGGCTTACGATGCCGGCCGGCTCAGGGATGGGGAGGGTCGAGTACCTCTGGAGCTGGAAGAGACCGCTCCGGGGCTTGTGGAGGTCCGGAGTGCCGGCCGGCTTCTCTCCGTCGTCGGTGTGACGGCTTCTGCCGAGTTCACCGCGGATGACGAAAGCCGGGAGCTTCTGTTGGAAGCCTCCTACATCGATCCCGAGCGGCTTGTCCCTGCGGTGGCTGCCGCGGAGGTCAAGCCCGACGCCCTCTACTACCGCAGTTCCCGGGGAAGCGAGCCGGAGATCGATCTGGGGATGGATCGGCTGATGGCAGAGTGCTCCCGGGATGGGGAGTGCCGTGTCAGCAAGACCCCTCTGCGGATCGAGACCGATTACGAAGCGCGGACCCTGGCGGTCGATACGGCCCGTCTGAATGCCGTGATCGGGCAGGAGATTCCTCTGGGGACCGTCCATACCATCCTCAAGCGGCTGGGTTTCACCATCCACGGAGGGGACAAAGAACGCTTCGGGGTTACCATCCCCCGATGGCGGCACGACATCCGCAACATCCAGGATATCGCCGAAGAGATTCTGCGGATCGTCGGGATCAACAACATTGAGGCCAAGCCTCTGGCCTTTACGGAAGCCAACCGGCTCACCGAGAGTGCCAAGCGTTTCCGCATCCGACGGGATCTGCGTCAGGAAGCGGTGGCCGCCGGCTTCTACGAAGCGGTCACTTACGCTTTTGCCGACCGTAAAAAGCTCGAAGCCTACGGCTTCCCGGTCGTCGAAGCTTCCAAAGAACTCCTCAACCCCATCGTCGAAGAGTTCAACACCCTGCGAAGCACCCTCACCATCAACCTTCTGGAGGCGGCGCAGCGCAACGTAAGCTACGGCAAGCGGCGTATTCCCCTCTTCGAGATCGGATCGGTCTTCGACCGGGAGCGCAGAGAGCGGGAGAAGATGACCCTGCTCTGGAGCGGCGACGCCGAAGAGCCCGATGTCGGCAACCAGGGCAAGCCCCCCCGGATCGATTTCGCCCTTTTCGTCCGAAAACTGGGCAGCATCCTGGGAGAGTACGAAATGACAGAGTGTCGCGAAAGCAACGGCCTGATCCATCCCTATCAGTCGGCGACGATCCTTCTGCACGGCCAAGAGGCCGGCTGGGTGAGCAAGCTCCATCCCAGCGTTGCCGAAGCCTTCGGCCTCGAAGAGACCTTCCTCGCGGAGCTCGATTTCGATGCACTGATCCCGCCCCACATCGATGCACAGCCGGTCTCCAATTTCCAGGGGACCTTCAAAGACCTGAGTCTCCTGGTGGAAAAGGAGCTTCCCTACGGGAAGATGAAGAAGGCCCTCGAAAGCCTGGAAGAGCCTCTGCTGAAACGCTTCTTCCCCATCGACCGCTATGAAGATGAGCAGCTGGGTGAGCGCAAGAGTATGACCCTGCGCTTCTTCCTCCAATCCGACGAGGGGACCCTCTCCGATGAAGTGATCGAAGGGGTGATGGCGCGGATCCTCGAAACCCTCCAGAGCCGTTGCGGAGCCGAGCTGCGATGAGCCGTGTCCTGGTCTCCCCCTGTTCGCAACCCTTCGATACAGTTCTCGATACCATCGCGCCCGACAAATCGATCTCCCATCGCTGTGCCATGTTTTCTCTCTTTTCTGATCGTCCTTCCACGGTTCGCAATTTTCTAAAAGGAGAAGATACCCTGGCTTCCCTCTCCATCGCCCGTCAGCTCGGAGCCGAGGTGGAGGAGGATGAAGCCGGGACCCTGCGCATTACGCCTCCTGTTGAGTTGAGAGAGCCCGACGATATTCTCGATTGCGGCAATGCGGGAACGGGGATGCGTCTCTACTGTGGTCTCCTGGCCGGGGTGGAAGGGAGTTTCGTCCTCACCGGCGACCGCTATCTGCGCTCTCGCCCTATGAAGCGGGTGACGGGGCCGCTGCAAAGTATCGGGGCGAAGATCGACGGACGGGAGGAGGGGAATCTGGCTCCGCTCCATATCCGCGGCGGCAAGCTCAAGGCTTTCCGCTATGAATCCCCCATCGATTCCGCCCAGGTCAAATCGGCGATGATCCTGGCGGCGCTGCGGGGCGACGCCCCCAGCTATTATCGGGAGAATTTCCTGAGCCGGGATCACACCGAGCGGATGCTTCGGGGGATGGGTGCTTCCATCGAAACAGACGCCGAGGGGTGGATCGTCGTCAAGCCTCTGACGAAGCCGTTGAACCCGCTCGATATCACGGTACCGGCTGATCCCTCCAGCGCCTTCTTTTTTGCCGTGGCGGCCGCCATCGTCCCCGGAGCCAAGGTGCGCATCCCCGGCGTGACCCTCAATCCCACCCGGATCGAAGCCTATAAAGTGCTCGAGGCGATGGGCGCGGCGGTGGAGTATGCGCTTCGGGAAGACCGCTAC is a window of Nitratifractor salsuginis DSM 16511 DNA encoding:
- a CDS encoding SdrD B-like domain-containing protein, which gives rise to MNLRSPGVVVELYDADGNPVSDVHGNHSVTTDSNGKYGFDVEPGQTYKLHFIIPKNLQEDGYVFTPSNAGSDTGDSDADGSGFTVTVTPHAGQNIVTLDAGINCGCDRKQVSNDSGGGSAMGVISGLLMIFLSAGLGLWMIRREESEVLG
- the aroA gene encoding 3-phosphoshikimate 1-carboxyvinyltransferase produces the protein MSRVLVSPCSQPFDTVLDTIAPDKSISHRCAMFSLFSDRPSTVRNFLKGEDTLASLSIARQLGAEVEEDEAGTLRITPPVELREPDDILDCGNAGTGMRLYCGLLAGVEGSFVLTGDRYLRSRPMKRVTGPLQSIGAKIDGREEGNLAPLHIRGGKLKAFRYESPIDSAQVKSAMILAALRGDAPSYYRENFLSRDHTERMLRGMGASIETDAEGWIVVKPLTKPLNPLDITVPADPSSAFFFAVAAAIVPGAKVRIPGVTLNPTRIEAYKVLEAMGAAVEYALREDRYEPIGEIRVAYDGRLSAVEVSHRIAWLIDELPALAVAMATAEGVSRVRNAAELRVKESDRIATVVTALKACGIEAEEYPDGYAIRGGTLRRAVIDSHGDHRIAMSFAIAGLLCGMEIEDIDCVATSFPNFFEILSNLTEVTR
- a CDS encoding exosortase/archaeosortase family protein codes for the protein MTQSQRFLLHYLSWVAVLFLLFYLDTNSLSHWINETQRQWLLDALRFFLGEDRVRGLDILAHPHFRIIITRACNGLIPYYLYLAAILAYPRSWKARLTWAVLGYGVISAVNLLRLLMVTALVAKNPSNFHWAHDLLGNALLMVTGLGLFYGFLRRSRPTRSI
- the pheS gene encoding phenylalanine--tRNA ligase subunit alpha; translated protein: MENLEQKIAQASTLEALEKVRIEIFGKKGILAAEFAKLKDVPGPEKKAFAEGLNRKKAQLQARFDERLSALKEARLQEQLKAEALDVTMYSGFGEKGALHPVRETMDRIVEYFVSMNFAVESGPMVEDDFHNFEALNLPKHHPARDMQDTFYFKDGTLLRTHTSPVQIRTMMRQKPPIRIIAPGAVFRRDYDLTHTPMFHQVEGLVVEEGDKVSFANLKWILTDFLHYMFGDVEVRFRPSFFPFTEPSAEVDISCIFCGGKGCRVCSHTGWLEVLGSGVVDPNVFKAVGYENVSGYAFGLGVERFAMLLHRIPDLRSLFEGDIRLLEQFR
- the pheT gene encoding phenylalanine--tRNA ligase subunit beta is translated as MIVTRRWLEEYIDLEGISDQALHDTFNSIGLEVDSMQRHTMPEKVVVGRILSCEKHPDADKLNLCSVDVGADAPLQIVCGAANVREAEYVAVATVGAVLPGDFAIKPAKLRGVESFGMICSSSELGLPEMGKGIIILDKSIGELVPGKPLRDYPDFNDTVIELELTANRGDCLSIRGVARDLSAALDRPLVAQPQPKPETLPLGIARIVDLHTHGQIEAELLYDYVEKEALRLPLLIELRLAYVDAWSESPLASHLAYATHATGVILRAYDAGRLRDGEGRVPLELEETAPGLVEVRSAGRLLSVVGVTASAEFTADDESRELLLEASYIDPERLVPAVAAAEVKPDALYYRSSRGSEPEIDLGMDRLMAECSRDGECRVSKTPLRIETDYEARTLAVDTARLNAVIGQEIPLGTVHTILKRLGFTIHGGDKERFGVTIPRWRHDIRNIQDIAEEILRIVGINNIEAKPLAFTEANRLTESAKRFRIRRDLRQEAVAAGFYEAVTYAFADRKKLEAYGFPVVEASKELLNPIVEEFNTLRSTLTINLLEAAQRNVSYGKRRIPLFEIGSVFDRERREREKMTLLWSGDAEEPDVGNQGKPPRIDFALFVRKLGSILGEYEMTECRESNGLIHPYQSATILLHGQEAGWVSKLHPSVAEAFGLEETFLAELDFDALIPPHIDAQPVSNFQGTFKDLSLLVEKELPYGKMKKALESLEEPLLKRFFPIDRYEDEQLGERKSMTLRFFLQSDEGTLSDEVIEGVMARILETLQSRCGAELR
- a CDS encoding histidine triad nucleotide-binding protein, encoding MCVFCKIVAGEIPCNKVHENEEFLAFHDLYPKAPIHVLAIPKKHVCCFQEVDGETMAKMTPFIQEVTRKLGIDETGYRLIVNNGEDGGQEIHHLHVHILGGGKLRWDHQHEDARKNL
- a CDS encoding outer membrane beta-barrel protein, with protein sequence MDKLIKAVTAAVLLTGGSLLYAGKNVAPAVAPVAAVEEPWGLYAGLGLLGSYFGRDCPCGGGVRIYDHTYGVTGLLGYDFNSFLGIQARLSWAPLESDFMKMGNGGLYLRPRYSLTDRLDVYGLLGYGWSRLSCDCPGHPHHHHNLHGFQWGVGGEYFFDNERIEGKRKGWSIWTDYVNLFHNKTRNNFTDNTWQLGVAYHF
- a CDS encoding SdrD B-like domain-containing protein, producing the protein MIVLLSAISAQADISGIVFRDFNLNGVKDTLEPGVAGLTVAAYDDSGQAVDTVMTNSDGNYTLATDPGTYRVEVSGVPAFLKPGTSLSGNTRPLVDRVTDGATHNVGLISAGEYCQSNPDILVTRFTKYNRDGSNGQISVFLEYAYTANTTDDDSTDDPKAELGTYSQIGSIYGLAHFKEANITYLGTYLKRHADIGPSGMGAIYKYDHASGTFSTLITLPTYDPRNGAGQGYDWDHDTEAYRWVGKTGIGDIEISEDEQRLFAVDLYDRKLYVIDLNQSGDATGHTGYDIPNPCGNDTDFRPMALGYRDGKLYVGVTCTAESTVDPDNQDDSTNGPRKGDRNALSAHIYRFDPDSTSFEPNAVLDINLTYDRGCIHSSDVSNQDPSTCTYQDWDDQTQPYRANWNPWQMDYDIVFNDKKPGDIGNQDNWIEYMQPLLSDIVFDNDGSMIIQIRDVNGDRGGYKNYSPNPNDTTRQNMNGEGDILRACGNPQSGWTLENNGECGGVQTNGANNHEGPGGGEYYWNDQGPGGTNHSTAGSAYQGDAGHSDTSMGGLLVVPGYPDVVTGLMDVTDYLNNGLGWLRNDTGELAKDGSGNPKRLLVSEDDQDKFYGKGSGIGDLEALCDPAPIEIGNYVWEDSDGDGIQDPGESPIANVTVKLYDANGQEIGSTTTDSNGEYYFGGASNARGVALAPHTHYQIRIALNDQHLNGRVPTTRDANPSAPDSDDQHDSDGDNGTLNPGFSTIDYTTGGAGKNDHTLDFGFVPPSSLGDYVWVDSNRDGIQNDGANAGIQGVTVHLYKDGQDTGRTATTDGNGKYLFDNLVPGSYHVKFDVPNGYVVSPKDQGNDETKDSDADPATGATVDTDLSAGENDLTWDMGIYPVADVSLSKDVNQSTAYEGNRVTFTITVHNDGPSVAHNVTVTDAVPDGYENVGDATNGASVSGSTVSFTVASLAVGADASFSFQADYKESGEHTNWAEVTAMDEADVDSDPASDHTQDDLNDGQPDDDESNATVSTGEKATLGDYVWVDSNRDGIQNDGANAGIQGVTVHLYKDGQDTGRTATTDSNGKYLFDNLVPGSYHVKFDVPNGYVVSPKDQGNDETKDSDADPATGATVDTDLSAGENDLTWDMGIYPVASQTASIGDYVWMDDNMNGLQDDNHPMSGVHVVLHRADGSVVAETDTNSSGQYYFGNLEAGDYYVSFDDQYYYTDPNVGSDDTIDSDVNRSTFRTETTHLDWGERDMTIDAGITPTAHIGDYFWIDENKNGIQDPGEPPVAGGGCRAL